Proteins co-encoded in one Campylobacter iguaniorum genomic window:
- a CDS encoding helix-turn-helix domain-containing protein, protein MSENKLLKYPELDLNKISDRIKYIRLINKQSQKDFSNQLNISLRTLQTYEQGKVEAIPYQTLKDIVEQFNISLEWLFFCNGEVSREENETNSAATDADQRLKNIENKVDSLLEMFDQVFKIEK, encoded by the coding sequence ATGAGCGAAAACAAATTGCTTAAATATCCAGAACTGGATCTAAATAAAATCAGCGATCGGATTAAGTACATAAGATTGATAAATAAACAATCTCAAAAAGACTTTTCCAATCAATTAAACATATCTCTTAGAACTTTGCAAACTTACGAGCAGGGGAAAGTTGAGGCTATACCATATCAAACACTAAAAGATATTGTAGAGCAATTCAATATCTCTCTTGAGTGGTTGTTTTTTTGCAATGGTGAGGTTTCAAGAGAAGAAAACGAAACAAACAGTGCTGCTACTGATGCAGACCAAAGACTTAAAAACATTGAGAACAAAGTTGATAGTTTGCTTGAGATGTTTGATCAAGTGTTTAAAATTGAAAAATAA
- a CDS encoding tyrosine-type recombinase/integrase: MQLETDNFIDDLYRWYKAYKDNIRALSYSKNTLDLYSRAIDMFIEYSLQYQDEMKLSDIKSIYFTGYLAFLEDEAKSNGKKPKNGNYLSKSTKQTYLKAIKNFFTFINDNNDEFFTFERYFKNIKVADSSKTEEKLIYLTEEEIGWLLNSMERTKGKKDDYNSYRNALLVKLMLYGGLRISEALNISLGNFTSGQDEEMYNIEIYGKGGKEQIGFIARKTIDDELDYFKAVAKLKEDDLIMKTGSGKQLDRTNAYQIVNRMYKRAGIRKEGLHLLRHTLAMRLTQRGVNPIVVKKILRHSNIATTTIYAKATEGAVADAMKVDLKEEE, translated from the coding sequence ATGCAGTTAGAAACAGACAATTTTATAGATGACTTATATAGATGGTATAAGGCATATAAAGACAATATCAGAGCATTAAGCTACTCTAAGAACACATTAGACTTATATAGCAGGGCTATTGATATGTTTATAGAGTATTCACTACAATATCAAGATGAAATGAAGCTAAGTGATATAAAATCAATTTATTTTACTGGATACCTTGCTTTTTTGGAAGATGAAGCAAAAAGTAACGGTAAGAAGCCAAAGAACGGAAATTATCTCTCTAAATCTACAAAGCAAACCTATTTAAAAGCAATCAAGAACTTTTTTACATTTATCAATGATAATAATGATGAGTTCTTTACATTTGAGAGATACTTTAAAAATATCAAAGTTGCAGATAGTTCCAAGACGGAAGAGAAGCTTATCTATCTTACAGAGGAAGAGATTGGATGGTTGCTAAATAGTATGGAGAGAACCAAAGGTAAAAAAGATGATTACAACTCATATCGGAACGCTCTTTTAGTGAAACTTATGCTTTATGGTGGACTTAGAATAAGCGAAGCTCTCAATATTTCCCTTGGCAACTTCACATCTGGCCAAGATGAAGAGATGTACAACATTGAGATCTACGGAAAAGGTGGAAAAGAGCAAATAGGATTTATTGCAAGAAAAACCATCGATGATGAGCTGGATTATTTCAAAGCAGTAGCAAAGCTCAAGGAAGATGATCTTATTATGAAAACTGGAAGCGGTAAGCAGCTTGATAGAACCAACGCATATCAGATAGTAAATAGAATGTACAAGAGAGCAGGGATAAGAAAAGAGGGTTTACACCTATTAAGGCATACACTGGCTATGAGATTGACTCAAAGAGGAGTGAACCCAATAGTTGTTAAAAAGATATTAAGACACTCAAATATTGCTACTACTACTATATATGCAAAAGCTACTGAGGGAGCCGTTGCAGATGCTATGAAAGTTGATTTAAAAGAGGAGGAATAA